The Nitrospirota bacterium genomic interval GAATACTGCCGTGATGCATCAATCCCGGTTGTAAGAAGGCCCACCGGCGGAAGGGCAATACTTCACAATAAAGAACTTACTTACAGCTTCTCTGTAAAAACTGATAATGATTTATTTTCGAAAGGCATCTTTGACAGCTATAAAAAAATAAGTGCGGCTTTTTATCTTGCCCTCTCAAAGATAGGTCTTTTGCCAGAATTAAAATTAATCAGGAAAACTCGTCACTTGTCACTCATCACTCGTCACTCAAAAAGCCCGCTATGCTTTCAATCGGCATCTTATGGCGAGATAACCATTAACAGCAAAAAAGTGATAGGCTCCGCGCAGAAACGCTGGACTGACGGACTTTTGCAGCAGGGCTCAATACCGTATTGCATTGACGAGCCCGAAGTATTAAAAATCTTCAGGCTTCGCTCTATTCGGGATATAAAAGACACAATGGCAGGACTTATTGAGGCGGTCCCGGATTTAAGCGATGAAAAGTTCAGGAATATAGTAAAGATTTCTTTTGAAGAGGCATTCAATATAGAATTTATCTCATCTATTCCTTCTCAGGAAGAGGATATCCTGGCTCAGAAGCTTGATTCTGAGAAGTATCGGACAGAGGAATGGAATTTCCGGAAACAGGTTCAGTCCCTTCCGCCTGAGGCGGAGGCGTTTCAGA includes:
- a CDS encoding lipoate--protein ligase family protein, with protein sequence MSVIIIPETTAQKTMVNYHKTWRLINSGPGSASCNMALDEAIAISVRKGSSPPALRLYSWDRPSVTLGCFQKISDIDTEYCRDASIPVVRRPTGGRAILHNKELTYSFSVKTDNDLFSKGIFDSYKKISAAFYLALSKIGLLPELKLIRKTRHLSLITRHSKSPLCFQSASYGEITINSKKVIGSAQKRWTDGLLQQGSIPYCIDEPEVLKIFRLRSIRDIKDTMAGLIEAVPDLSDEKFRNIVKISFEEAFNIEFISSIPSQEEDILAQKLDSEKYRTEEWNFRKQVQSLPPEAEAFQRA